CTCGCTGCCACCATTACCAAACGTTCAGAGAAGATTTCATGAGCCTGCTGGTCGAAGTCGGCATAACCCCTCAGAAACATTGGAGTTTCAACTGGTATCACTGCCGCTGGTGATGGTTCTGGTGAGGTTGGGACTCCGTCACACCGGGAGCAATGATTGGTTTCCGGGATAAAACTGTCTGACTGGTGGCAAATTTCACACCGCCGAGCCAGGGTTTCCTGTTTGATTGAAAAGCCAGGATTGGTCGCCATAGGCAGTACCTCCGCAGGCTTTGACACCAGAAAATGGCAAATGGACCAGAAAAAAGACAACTGACAAAGTGACAAGGTGACAAATGACAAGGTGACAAATGACAAGGTGACAGGGTGACAAATGACAAGGTGACAGGGCAAGAGACGGTGACAGGGCATAAGCGCCGGGATAAGGATTTGAGGCCCGGAGGGTCGTTGTGTAATAGCCGTGGTGCGAAGCCCACGGTCTGTGGCAAGGAATGACAAGGTGACCATGGTTTGCTAAGTGCTCACTTGCCACCTTGTCATCCTGTCACCTTGTCACCTTGTCACCTTGTCACCCTGTCACCCTTCACCTTGTCACCCTGTCACCTTGTCATCTTGTCAGTTTTACCGTCGGTTCAACCGTTGAACGACAGCCGGCTCAATTTTTTTGACCACGACCACAACTCCAGGGATGGACAGATTGATCTGGCATTGGAGTGACAAGTGATTTGCTGTGGACAGGTCATTTTCCTTCAGCGTGACTGCTAAATTTTCGGGGTGCAGGTTTTCAACAATGCTTTTTGGCCCTTCAACCTCAACAGTCACCGTCCTGGGCGAAAATTGGAACGATTCTGAAAAAGGGGTGCTTCGAATTGGGACACCGGCAAATTGACGAATGATGGATGCTTGCTGGATATTGACCATCACATCCACTTCCTGAGCCGCCGGACTCAAAATTTCAATTCGTGGGTCACGCACATCAATTTTATACCGATCTCGGAAGGAAATTCGCCGGTTATCAAGCAAAATAGTCTCTGTTCCAACACTCTGCAATGCGGCAATCTGGCTTTCAGGTCCCCGAAGCGTCGTCACTGATGGTGAAGTGGTGACTCCGGCCACCTGAAAATCAGATGGTGGAAACCCACGAAAACTCGGCTTGATCTCAATCTGGCGTTCGACGACACGCTCTAAATTGACCGTCATGCGGGGTGGGTTGCACTCCAAAATCTCCACATTGTCCGGTTTTTTGATGACAACATCGCCATCCTGTTCGCGAATCCGAATGACGGCTTCACCGGGGCCTTTGGCTCCCATTGGCACTTGAATTGTGAACGACTCAGGGCGAAGACGTTCGATGACGTCTCGTGGTCCCCGAACCCGCAAACTGACGAACTCAACACTGTCACGATTGCTGATGGTGAGGGTGCTTGAGACATTCTCAAAGACAACCGGTACTCCGCGAATATTGTAGGCAATCGCGTCCTGCTGATTGGTCACCGAAACCCACAACGCCAGCGTCAGGGAACCGGCAATCAGCTTCAATTTTCCATTTTTGAATAAATAGTCGTCCGCGACGTGGCGAATGGACGCCCACCAGCTACGGCCTTCAAATCGGAATGCCCCAAGGTTCAAGCCTCCCATTTCTCGAAAGCGCTTGACTGACGGTACGGGGCCGCTGGTCGTCAAAATTGGCGTCCCGGATGGCGGTGTTTCAGAAGGAACATCAGATGACGAATTTTCAGGTGTAATTGAAATATCGCTGCCAAATGTCCGGCGGTAATACCGTCGCCGTGGCTGATCCGCAACTTGCGACAAATCCATCGCCCGTGACAACGCCAGCCGGAGCTTACGACTGTCCAGATTGCGCGTGATTTGTCCCTGTTCAATGCTGGAGATCACCCCGGTTTCTTCAGAGACAACAATGACAAACGCATCGCTTTCTTCAGAAATCCCAATCGCCGCCCGGTGTCGAGTGCCCAGTTCCTTTGAAAGTCGTGGGTTGAGCGTCAAGGGTAAGAAACAACTGGCTGCGGCAATCCGGCGATTGCGGATAATGACCGCACCGTCATGAAGCGGCGCGTTGGTGTTGAAAATATTGACCAGCAAGTCATAACTCAGAACCGCATCCATCCGAACACCCCGGTTAATGTAATTCTGCAGCCCGATGGTCCGTTCAAAGACGATCAACGCTCCGATTTTCTGAGCTGAAAATGTCGTCGTGGCGAGGATGATTTCATCAAAGGTATCGAGTGGCTTTTTCTCGCGCTTCTGACGAAAGAGAAATGAATTGCCCAGATTTTTTCCAAAATGGGTCAGCGCGGCCCGGATCTCAGATTGAAACAGGACAATGATGCCAAACCCGACATAAAACATCGCTGTTCGCATCAAAAACTGTAGCGTGTCCAGATGGAGTACTTTTGAAACAACATACAGCACCGCGACCACGGCAATCCCAGTCGCCATTTGCACGGCGCGGGTATCCCTGACCAGCTTGAGAATCTCATAGATGATGATAAATACCAGAACAATATCAATGAGATGCGTGATCCAAGACTGGGCAAATGGGCGCTGAAGTTGCAGGTACTCCAACCACTCCATCATTATCGAGTCATCTCCCTTCCCAAGATGTTCAGAGAACACCTTGGTATCGAATAGTGCAACCAGTTGCGGTGTAGTGTGATTTCAACCAAAGAAGATAAATCTTATTATTGTGGTACAGGTGAGGATAATCAAGTTGCGTTCCAAAACCAAATAAAACCTACGGACAAATTGATTTTTTACCTTACCACTTGTTTTTCAATGATTTATAACGAACGAGCCTGTGCATTGCCGCTGGTTGATCAGTCAAATTCCGGCCTTTTTGAGGAATTCCGGCCTTCATCTTCAAAAAAATGGAATTTTGTGTTCGCGGAAAGGAACCCGCACGAGTGAGGTGTGAAATGGGGGGTGCGATGCGTGCGATCCGTTGAAACGTTGCATACTTTCGGCTCTGAGTTCTTGAAAAAGACGCGATTCCCCACGCACTCCCACGCCCTGACGCCTTGTTTTTTTGGAGCGAACCACCAATAATCCGCCGTTTTCGAGATCTACCGGATCATTCACATGATTCTGACTTCCGTTCAGGGTTCTTCATGTCATCAAACGTCTTGTCTCAACCCGTTTCAACCAGTGACCGACTGCAACATATTGCACAGCGGATCCGAGTACCATCAGGATTTGTGTTAAGCGGCCTCTATCTGTATTTTGCCCGACCTTCCCTGCTGGTGGTGGTGATTGGCGGTGTGATTTCCCTGCTTGGGCTCTTGACCCGAGCCTGGGCGTCAGGTCACCTGCGAAAAAATGAAACACTTGCCACCAGCGGTCCATACGCATTGACCCGCAACCCACTCTATCTCGGGAGCTTCCTGATGGGTATCGGATGTGCGGTGGCTGGCGGCAACCTCTGGATTGCACTGGGGCTGATTGCTTTTTTCCTCATGATCTATCTGCCAGTCATGCAGGCCGAAGCCCGTCACCTGACTCAGATTTTCCCTGATGACTATCCAGTATATGCAACTCAGGTGCCGTTGCTTCTGCCGAAGTTAACGGTCTTGCCAGCAGCCTTACAGTCCCCCTTTAACCTTCAACTCTATCTTCGCTATCGTGAATACCGGGCGGCTCTGGGGCTCTTTGCGGTGTTTGCGTTCCTGGCGATTCGGATGTACGAGAAATTCTGATTGAATGAAGAATGAAGAAAGTGATTAGTGGTTAGTTTTTGGTTCTTCTTCGAAAGTATTGATTTCTAACCACTAATCACTAACCACTAATCACTAACCACTAATCACTAACCACTAAGGGAGCGTTAAAAAATAAGTTCCTGGGGCGCGTTCTGCCAC
The genomic region above belongs to Acidobacteriota bacterium and contains:
- a CDS encoding TIGR00159 family protein; translated protein: MMEWLEYLQLQRPFAQSWITHLIDIVLVFIIIYEILKLVRDTRAVQMATGIAVVAVLYVVSKVLHLDTLQFLMRTAMFYVGFGIIVLFQSEIRAALTHFGKNLGNSFLFRQKREKKPLDTFDEIILATTTFSAQKIGALIVFERTIGLQNYINRGVRMDAVLSYDLLVNIFNTNAPLHDGAVIIRNRRIAAASCFLPLTLNPRLSKELGTRHRAAIGISEESDAFVIVVSEETGVISSIEQGQITRNLDSRKLRLALSRAMDLSQVADQPRRRYYRRTFGSDISITPENSSSDVPSETPPSGTPILTTSGPVPSVKRFREMGGLNLGAFRFEGRSWWASIRHVADDYLFKNGKLKLIAGSLTLALWVSVTNQQDAIAYNIRGVPVVFENVSSTLTISNRDSVEFVSLRVRGPRDVIERLRPESFTIQVPMGAKGPGEAVIRIREQDGDVVIKKPDNVEILECNPPRMTVNLERVVERQIEIKPSFRGFPPSDFQVAGVTTSPSVTTLRGPESQIAALQSVGTETILLDNRRISFRDRYKIDVRDPRIEILSPAAQEVDVMVNIQQASIIRQFAGVPIRSTPFSESFQFSPRTVTVEVEGPKSIVENLHPENLAVTLKENDLSTANHLSLQCQINLSIPGVVVVVKKIEPAVVQRLNRR
- a CDS encoding isoprenylcysteine carboxylmethyltransferase family protein; the protein is MSSNVLSQPVSTSDRLQHIAQRIRVPSGFVLSGLYLYFARPSLLVVVIGGVISLLGLLTRAWASGHLRKNETLATSGPYALTRNPLYLGSFLMGIGCAVAGGNLWIALGLIAFFLMIYLPVMQAEARHLTQIFPDDYPVYATQVPLLLPKLTVLPAALQSPFNLQLYLRYREYRAALGLFAVFAFLAIRMYEKF